From the Agelaius phoeniceus isolate bAgePho1 chromosome 28, bAgePho1.hap1, whole genome shotgun sequence genome, one window contains:
- the LOC143696094 gene encoding uncharacterized protein LOC143696094, producing the protein MESREDKCPRQNLVAEAVLSGSTGQEANGEEKARRCRTRRGCKRRWRGCEGERASLGREGGRRWSQSSELVLHEQLHDGEKPHTCVECGKSFRWNSELIRHQRIHTGERPYECGECGKSFSWSSSLIRHQRTHTGERPYECSKCGKRFQTSSSLLQHYQSHTEERPFQCPDCGKGFKRNSDLVKHRRIHTGERPYECGQCGKSFRGSSDLIKHQRIHTGEKPYECEECGRSFSCSSNLIVHQKIHTGERPYECSECGKGFQIRSHLLRHYQSHTEERPFQCPDCGKGFKLNSHLVLHQRIHTGERPYECPQCGKSFSRSSHLTQHQRRHR; encoded by the coding sequence atggagagcagggaggacaaatgcccgcggcagaacctggtggcagaggccgttttgagcggctccacggggcaggaagccaacggggaggaaaaggcccggagatgccgcacgaggaggggctgcaaacgcagatggcggggatgtgagggggaaagagccagcctgggccgggaaggcggccggagatggagtcagagctcggagctggtgctccatgagcagctccatgatggggagaagccccacacgtgcgtggagtgtgggaagagcttcaggtggaactccgagctgatcaggcaccagaggatccacactggggaacggccctacgagtgtggggagtgtgggaagagcttcagctggagctccagcctgatcaggcaccagaggacccacacgggggagaggccctatgagtgctccaagtgtgggaagaggtttcagaccagctccagtctcctccagcactatcagagtcacacagaggagaggcccttccaatgccccgactgtgggaagggattcaagcgcAACTCTGACCTCGTCaagcaccggcgcatccacactggggaacggccctacgagtgtgggcagtgtgggaagagTTTCAGGGGGAGCTCTGACCTGATCAAACACCAAaggatccacacaggggagaagccctacgagtgtgaaGAATGTGGGAggagcttcagctgcagctccaaccTGATCGTCCACCAaaagatccacactggggagaggccctacgagtgttcTGAGTGTGGGAAGGGGTTTCAAATCAGGTCCCATCTCCTCCggcactatcagagtcacacagaggagaggcccttccaatgccccgactgcgggaagggattcaagctcAACTCCCACCTCGTCCttcaccagcgcatccacaccggggagaggccctacgagtgtccccagtgtgggaagagcttctccaggagctctcacttgacccaacaccaacggaggcaccggtaa